Proteins co-encoded in one Nonomuraea helvata genomic window:
- a CDS encoding DUF742 domain-containing protein, with protein MSHGPQWFDEEAGPVVRPYALIRGRTRSSGDAFDLVASVRAIGDPPGELGPEQQLILRAARNPISVADLAVELDLPVGVVRVLLGDLRDHGLISVTSPSAGGSRSNERILKEVINGLRAL; from the coding sequence ATGAGCCATGGCCCGCAGTGGTTCGATGAGGAGGCGGGGCCCGTCGTCCGGCCCTATGCTCTCATCCGGGGTCGCACGCGCTCTTCAGGAGACGCGTTCGACCTCGTGGCATCCGTGCGCGCCATCGGCGACCCGCCCGGCGAGCTCGGTCCTGAGCAACAACTGATCCTGCGGGCAGCCCGTAACCCGATCTCGGTGGCCGACCTGGCCGTCGAGCTCGACCTGCCCGTCGGTGTCGTCCGGGTCCTGCTGGGCGACCTGCGTGACCACGGCCTCATCTCGGTGACGTCGCCCTCCGCCGGAGGGTCGCGGTCGAATGAGCGCATTCTCAAGGAAGTGATCAATGGACTCCGTGCTCTCTGA
- a CDS encoding roadblock/LC7 domain-containing protein produces the protein MTAPSTNTGELNWLLDDLTTRVAAVRQAVLLSTDGLAVGYSQGLSREDAEHLSAVAAGFQSLARGTGRHFGGGDVRQTIVEMETAFLFVTAAGQGTCLAVIADANVDVGHIAYEMAMLVKRVGQHITTNPRAGAS, from the coding sequence ATGACTGCGCCGAGCACCAATACCGGTGAACTGAACTGGCTGCTGGACGACCTGACCACCCGGGTCGCCGCCGTGCGCCAGGCTGTCCTCTTGTCGACCGACGGTCTGGCTGTGGGTTACTCCCAGGGATTGTCCCGCGAGGACGCCGAGCATCTGTCGGCTGTGGCGGCCGGGTTCCAGAGCCTGGCCCGTGGCACCGGACGCCATTTCGGCGGCGGCGACGTGCGCCAGACCATTGTGGAGATGGAGACGGCGTTCCTGTTCGTCACCGCTGCGGGACAGGGCACGTGTCTGGCCGTGATCGCCGATGCGAACGTGGACGTCGGCCACATCGCCTACGAGATGGCGATGCTGGTCAAGCGGGTAGGCCAGCACATCACCACCAATCCGCGCGCTGGAGCGTCATGA
- a CDS encoding DUF742 domain-containing protein: MSEHEWVDEEAGPVVRPYAVARGRTKPTSSSELDLLATVVSTGSPVPAKAELTAQHRRLLSAVSGQTRPVAEVASDLGLPVAVARVLMGDLLEHGLITVRPPRDEATTATESLLREVINGLRAL; encoded by the coding sequence GTGAGCGAGCACGAGTGGGTCGACGAGGAGGCAGGGCCAGTCGTACGGCCGTACGCGGTCGCCCGCGGGCGCACCAAGCCCACCTCCTCCTCGGAGCTCGACCTGCTGGCGACCGTCGTCTCGACGGGGTCGCCCGTCCCGGCCAAGGCCGAGCTCACCGCCCAGCACCGGCGGCTGCTGAGCGCCGTGAGCGGCCAGACCAGGCCTGTCGCCGAGGTGGCCTCGGACCTGGGCCTGCCGGTCGCCGTCGCGCGGGTGCTCATGGGGGACCTGCTCGAGCACGGCCTGATCACGGTACGCCCGCCGCGCGACGAGGCCACCACCGCCACGGAGAGCCTTCTCCGAGAGGTGATCAACGGCCTGAGGGCGCTCTAG
- a CDS encoding GTP-binding protein, which yields MDSVLSEDPVALKILIAGGFGVGKTTLVGSISEIKPLRTEEVLSDRGIGVDDLDGVEAKNTTTVAMDFGRITIRDGLVVYLFGTPGQERFWFMWDELSHGALGAVVIADTRRLTDCFPSLDYFEQRGTPFVVAVNCFDGAASHSVEDVRVALDLDDDVPIMLCDVRRRASAKEVMITLVEHSLRTLTSAN from the coding sequence ATGGACTCCGTGCTCTCTGAGGACCCCGTCGCGCTGAAGATTCTCATCGCGGGAGGGTTCGGCGTCGGCAAGACCACCCTGGTCGGGTCGATCAGCGAGATCAAGCCGCTGCGCACGGAGGAGGTGCTCTCCGACCGCGGTATCGGGGTCGACGACCTCGATGGCGTGGAGGCCAAGAACACCACGACCGTGGCGATGGACTTCGGTCGCATCACCATCCGCGACGGGCTGGTCGTGTACCTGTTCGGCACGCCCGGCCAGGAGCGGTTCTGGTTCATGTGGGACGAGCTGTCCCACGGCGCGCTGGGCGCGGTCGTGATCGCGGACACGCGGCGGCTGACCGACTGCTTCCCGTCCCTCGACTACTTCGAGCAGCGCGGCACGCCGTTCGTGGTCGCGGTCAACTGCTTCGACGGGGCCGCCAGCCACAGCGTGGAGGACGTGCGCGTCGCGCTGGACCTGGACGACGACGTGCCGATCATGCTGTGCGACGTTCGGCGGCGCGCCTCCGCCAAGGAAGTCATGATCACCCTGGTCGAGCACTCCCTGCGCACGCTGACCTCGGCGAACTAG